A genome region from Oncorhynchus gorbuscha isolate QuinsamMale2020 ecotype Even-year linkage group LG26, OgorEven_v1.0, whole genome shotgun sequence includes the following:
- the LOC124015598 gene encoding casein kinase I yields MDLRVGNKYRLGRKIGSGSFGDIYLGANIATGEEVAIKLECVKTKHPQLHIESKFYKMMQGGVGIPSIKWCGAEGDYNVMVMELLGPSLEDLFNFCSRKFSLKTVLLLADQMISRIEYIHSKNFIHRDVKPDNFLMGLGKKGNLVYIIDFGLAKKYRDARTHQHIPYRENKNLTGTARYASINTHLGIEQSRRDDLESLGYVLMYFNLGSLPWQGLKAATKRQKYERISEKKMSTPIEVLCKGYPSEFSTYLNFCRSLRFDDKPDYSYLRQLFRNLFHRQGFSYDYVFDWNMLKFGASRTAEDGERRGADERDERIVGGPRGSAARGLPPGPTPSAANRVRNGPEQAISNPASRVQQSGNTSPRAISRAERERKVSMRLHRGAPANVSSSDLTARLDQSRISTSQVSMPFEHLGK; encoded by the exons ATGGATCTGAGAGTGGGGAACAAGTACCGACTGGGACGGAAAATAGGGAGTGGGTCCTTTGGAGACATTTACCTTG GTGCCAACATTGCCACGGGTGAGGAGGTGGCCATTAAGCTGGAATGTGTGAAGACCAAACACCCACAGCTGCACATCGAGAGCAAGTTCTACAAGATGatgcagggaggag TGGGGATTCCCTCGATAAAGTGGTGCGGGGCAGAGGGAGACTACAACGTCATGGTGATGGAGCTCCTGGGCCCCAGTCTGGAAGACCTCTTCAACTTCTGTTCCCGCAAGTTCAGCCTCAAAACGGTGCTACTGCTGGCAGACCAGATG ATCAGTCGCATCGAGTACATTCACTCCAAGAACTTCATCCATCGTGACGTCAAGCCCGACAACTTCCTCATGGGGCTGGGGAAGAAGGGCAACCTGGTGTACATCATCGACTTTGGCCTGGCCAAGAAGTACAGAGACGCCCGCACACACCAGCACATCCCCTACAGGGAGAACAAGAACCTGACGGGCACTGCACGCTACGCGTCCATCAACACCCACCTGGGCATCG AGCAGTCTCGGCGTGACGACCTGGAGTCTCTGGGATATGTCCTCATGTACTTCAACCTGGGCTCTCTGCCCTGGCAAGGCCTCAAAGCCGCCACAAAGAGGCAGAAGTACGAACGCATCAGTGAGAAAAAGATGTCCACCCCCATCGAGGTGCTCTGCAAAGGATACCCCT CCGAGTTCTCCACCTACCTGAATTTCTGCCGCTCGTTGCGCTTTGACGACAAGCCAGACTACTCATACCTTCGTCAGCTCTTCAGGAATCTGTTCCACAGACAAGGCTTCTCCTATGACTACGTATTCGACTGGAACATGCTCAAATTT GGTGCCAGTAGGACAGCAGAAGAcggtgagaggaggggagctgACGAAAGGGACGAGCGTATCGTAGGAGGCCCTCGGGGATCTGCTGCACGGGGTCTCCCGCCAGGGCCAACCCCATCAGCCGCCAACAGAGTTAGGAATGGACCTGAGCAGGCCATCTCTAACCCTGCATCACGGGTGCAGCAGTCTG GGAACACGTCGCCGCGGGCTATCTCTCGCGCTGAGCGTGAGCGGAAGGTGAGCATGCGGCTCCACCGAGGAGCCCCCGCAAACGTGTCATCCTCTGACCTCACAGCCCGTCTTGACCAATCCCGAATTTCTACATCGCAG gtcagCATGCCATTTGAGCACCTGGGGAAGTGA
- the LOC124015911 gene encoding transmembrane protein 184B-like isoform X2 has translation MMEELWRRGMPLSDRMENDPPADMAPGSTTTAAPSGSNASWMPDTPLVTPEEPYFLMTSTAQTVSGFFVWTALLITCHQIYMHLRYYSSPNEQRHIVRILFIVPIYAFDSWLSLLFFTNEEYYVYFDTVRDCYEAFVIYNFLSLCYEYLGGESAIMAEIRGKPIESSCVYGTCCLWGRTYSIGFLRFCKQATLQFCVVKPLMAMITVILQAFGKYRDGDFNVASGYLYVTIIYNFSVSLSLYALFLFYFATRNLLVPYSPMLKFLMVKSVIFLSFWQGMLLAILEKCGAIPKINSPEVSVGEGTVAAGYQNFIICIEMFFAAVALRHAFTYKVYMDKRLDSYGRCAPMKSISSSLKETMNPGDMVQDAIHNFSPAYQQYTQQSTLEQRGGAPVSRSHSNLSTRDNEKTLLLSSDDEF, from the exons ATGATGGAGGAGCTGTGGAGACGTGGCATGCCCCTGTCAGATCGAATGGAAAATGACCCCCCAGCCGATATGGCCCCAGGGTCCACGACCACAGCGGCCCCGTCGGGCTCCAATGCTTCCTGGATGCCAGACACCCCCCTGGTGACCCCTGAGGAACCATACTTCCTCATGACCTCCACTGCCCAGACCGTGTCAGGGTTCTTTGTCTGGACAGCCCTGCTAATAACCTGCCACCAG ATTTACATGCACCTGCGCTACTACAGCTCTCCCAATGAGCAGAGGCACATAGTTCGCATCCTCTTCATCGTTCCCATCTACGCCTTTGACTCGTGGCTCAGCCTCCTCTTCTTCACTAACGAAGAGTACTACGTCTACTTTGACACGGTCCGCGACTGCTACGAAG CGTTTGTGATCTACAACTTCCTCAGCCTGTGTTATGAGTACCTTGGAGGGGAGAGCGCCATCATGGCTGAGATCAGAGGAAAGCCCATTGA GTCCAGCTGTGTGTACGGCACCTGCTGTCTCTGGGGAAGGACTTACTCCATTGGATTCCTCCGATTCTGCAAACAG gccactCTACAGTTCTGTGTGGTGAAGCCTCTGATGGCCATGATCACAGTCATCCTGCAGGCCTTTGGGAAGTACAGAGATGGAGACTTCAA tgtGGCCAGTGGGTACCTGTATGTGACCATCATCTATAActtctctgtcagcctgtctctctaCGCCCTCTTCCTCTTCTACTTCGCCACCCGCAACCTGCTGGTCCCCTACAGCCCCATGCTCAAGTTCCTCATGGTCAAGTCTGtcatcttcctctctttctggCAGG gtATGCTGCTGGCCATCCTGGAGAAGTGTGGAGCCATCCCTAAAATCAACTCTCCCGAAGTGTCAGTTGGGGAGGGCACGGTCGCCGCCGGCTACCAGAACTTTATCATCTGCATTGAGATGTTCTTTGCCGCTGTGGCCCTGCGCCACGCCTTCACCTACAAGGTCTACATGGACAAGAGGCTGGACTCCTACG GTCGCTGCGCCCCAATGAAGAGCATCTCCAGCAGTCTGAAGGAGACCATGAACCCCGGAGACATGGTGCAGGACGCCATCCACAACTTCTCCCCGGCCTACCAGCAGTACACACAGCAGTCCACCCTTGAGCAGCGCGGAGGGGCGCCAGTGTCCCGCAGCCACAGCAACCTCAGCACCCGCGACAACGAGAAGACCCTGCTGCTCAGCTCCGACGATGAGTTCTGA
- the LOC124015911 gene encoding transmembrane protein 184B-like isoform X1 yields the protein MMEELWRRGMPLSDRMENDPPADMAPGSTTTAAPSGSNASWMPDTPLVTPEEPYFLMTSTAQTVSGFFVWTALLITCHQIYMHLRYYSSPNEQRHIVRILFIVPIYAFDSWLSLLFFTNEEYYVYFDTVRDCYEAFVIYNFLSLCYEYLGGESAIMAEIRGKPIESSCVYGTCCLWGRTYSIGFLRFCKQATLQFCVVKPLMAMITVILQAFGKYRDGDFNVASGYLYVTIIYNFSVSLSLYALFLFYFATRNLLVPYSPMLKFLMVKSVIFLSFWQGMLLAILEKCGAIPKINSPEVSVGEGTVAAGYQNFIICIEMFFAAVALRHAFTYKVYMDKRLDSYGSFPVFGQYGRCAPMKSISSSLKETMNPGDMVQDAIHNFSPAYQQYTQQSTLEQRGGAPVSRSHSNLSTRDNEKTLLLSSDDEF from the exons ATGATGGAGGAGCTGTGGAGACGTGGCATGCCCCTGTCAGATCGAATGGAAAATGACCCCCCAGCCGATATGGCCCCAGGGTCCACGACCACAGCGGCCCCGTCGGGCTCCAATGCTTCCTGGATGCCAGACACCCCCCTGGTGACCCCTGAGGAACCATACTTCCTCATGACCTCCACTGCCCAGACCGTGTCAGGGTTCTTTGTCTGGACAGCCCTGCTAATAACCTGCCACCAG ATTTACATGCACCTGCGCTACTACAGCTCTCCCAATGAGCAGAGGCACATAGTTCGCATCCTCTTCATCGTTCCCATCTACGCCTTTGACTCGTGGCTCAGCCTCCTCTTCTTCACTAACGAAGAGTACTACGTCTACTTTGACACGGTCCGCGACTGCTACGAAG CGTTTGTGATCTACAACTTCCTCAGCCTGTGTTATGAGTACCTTGGAGGGGAGAGCGCCATCATGGCTGAGATCAGAGGAAAGCCCATTGA GTCCAGCTGTGTGTACGGCACCTGCTGTCTCTGGGGAAGGACTTACTCCATTGGATTCCTCCGATTCTGCAAACAG gccactCTACAGTTCTGTGTGGTGAAGCCTCTGATGGCCATGATCACAGTCATCCTGCAGGCCTTTGGGAAGTACAGAGATGGAGACTTCAA tgtGGCCAGTGGGTACCTGTATGTGACCATCATCTATAActtctctgtcagcctgtctctctaCGCCCTCTTCCTCTTCTACTTCGCCACCCGCAACCTGCTGGTCCCCTACAGCCCCATGCTCAAGTTCCTCATGGTCAAGTCTGtcatcttcctctctttctggCAGG gtATGCTGCTGGCCATCCTGGAGAAGTGTGGAGCCATCCCTAAAATCAACTCTCCCGAAGTGTCAGTTGGGGAGGGCACGGTCGCCGCCGGCTACCAGAACTTTATCATCTGCATTGAGATGTTCTTTGCCGCTGTGGCCCTGCGCCACGCCTTCACCTACAAGGTCTACATGGACAAGAGGCTGGACTCCTACG GGTCCTTTCCTGTTTTTGGACAGTACG GTCGCTGCGCCCCAATGAAGAGCATCTCCAGCAGTCTGAAGGAGACCATGAACCCCGGAGACATGGTGCAGGACGCCATCCACAACTTCTCCCCGGCCTACCAGCAGTACACACAGCAGTCCACCCTTGAGCAGCGCGGAGGGGCGCCAGTGTCCCGCAGCCACAGCAACCTCAGCACCCGCGACAACGAGAAGACCCTGCTGCTCAGCTCCGACGATGAGTTCTGA